A genome region from Gadus macrocephalus chromosome 15, ASM3116895v1 includes the following:
- the LOC132473065 gene encoding inhibitory synaptic factor 2A-like: protein MVSKEDGPRLVISSSHSESDSDNAASQQSFEAPCGPRPGDRRVRKRHRALQVRFKDICDAQKERRARRSRSISCKVTHRRHATMPSRRSIPNVTRSTGVQTSPRVDLRYKTFPFERRRGHTFKHAAVVETHREQNNGFLSDLRGAGPPGSPCGGKTVGQTKALLHHTDDSSGTEDLLSGAHSADGPLCSDPPIEPGSLPCSPPAWKEEPEYQVCGPRRSRSKGLPKEETGAGGGGGGGVGGGGGGGGGGGGGSSTDHRFTTSGGDISQDTGSKGMGSGGWSSLTQVESLGSPSACCKRKKGSHPNGQQSQTLPHNAKCSGRSLDPCRTRHASASSKLQHTESAGDQGSLLGQSQGPRLGASQPITPSSSGDKDIKAQLQAMENLINSSQETIKVLLGVIQELEKGEALREGLTYRTGQDTANCDTCRNSACIIYSVELDFKQQEEKLLPLMKRLFPQDSPQCPTLPYPHEVFTSTPKRRTKTESKKHARWKLWFL, encoded by the exons ATGGTGAGCAAGGAGGACGGCCCACGCTTGGTCATCTCCAGCTCCCACTCGGAGTCCGACTCGGACAACGCCGCGTCGCAGCAGAGCTTCGAGGCGCCCTGCGGCCCCCGGCCCGGCGACCGGCGCGTCCGCAAGCGCCACAGGGCCCTCCAGGTGCGCTTCAAGGACATCTGCGACGCCCAGAAGGAGCGCCGCGCCCGGCGCTCCAGGTCCATCTCCTGTAAGGTGACGCACCGGAGGCACGCCACCATGCCCTCGCGACGCTCCATCCCCAACGTGACCCGGAGCACGGGCGTGCAGACGTCGCCGCGCGTCGACCTGCGCTACAAGACCTTCCCCTTCGAGCGGAGGAGGGGCCACACGTTCAAACACGCCGCCGTGGTGGAGACCCACCGGGAGCAGAACAACGGGTTCCTGAGCGACCTGC ggggggcggggccgccggGCTCCCCGTGCGGGGGGAAGACCGTGGGGCAGACCAAAGCGCTGCTGCATCACACCGACGACAGCAGCGGCACCGAGGACCTGCTGTCTGGCGCTCACTCTGCAGACGGACCCCTGTGCTCCGACCCCCCGATAGAGCCCGGTTCCCTTCCGTGCAGCCCTCCGGCGTGGAAAGAGGAGCCGGAGTACCAGGTGTGCGGCCCCAGAAGATCCCGGTCTAAAGGATTACCCAAGGAGGAGacgggggctggtggtggtggtggtggtggtgtcggtggtggtggtggaggtggtggtggtggtggcgggggatCCTCCACTGATCACCGGTTTACCACCTCCGGCGGGGACATTTCTCAGGACACGGGGTCAAAGGGCATGGGGTCCGGCGGTTGGAGCTCCCTGACGCAGGTGGAGTCGCTGGGGAGCCCGTCGGCTTGCTGCAAGCGGAAAAAGGGCTCACATCCGAACGGGCAGCAGTCGCAGACACTGCCCCACAATGCCAAGTGTTCGGGTCGCTCCCTGGACCCCTGCCGGACCCGGCACGCGTCCGCCTCTTCTAAGCTCCAGCACACGGAGAGCGCAGGGGACCAGGGCTCGCTTCTTGGACAGTCGCAGGGGCCCCGTTTGGGGGCCAGCCAGCCCATTACGCCCTCGTCGTCCGGGGATAAGGATATCAAAGCACAGCTCCAGGCTATGGAGAACCTCATCAACTCCAGCCAGGAGACCATTAAAGTCCTGCTGGGAGTCatccaggagctggagaagggagaggctCTGAGAGAAGG GCTCACGTACCGAACGGGACAGGACACGGCAAACTGTGACACGTGTCGAAATAGCGCGTGCATCATATACAG TGTGGAGCTGGACTTCAAGCAACAGGAGGAGAAACTTCTGCCCCTGATGAAGAGGCTGTTCCCCCAGGACAGCCCCCAGTGCCCCACCCTGCCTTACCCCCACGAGGTCTTCACCTCGACCCCCAAGCGCAGGACCAAGACGGAGTCCAAGAAACACGCTCGCTGGAAACTCTGGTTCCTCTAG